AAACAaggattttgaaaaatcagcAACGGTTCCCAAACCATCATCACATTCTACGAAAGACGACATTCTAAAAGGAAAACCTAAAATGGAAGAAAAGCGCGAAGAAGCAGAAGAGGCGGAAGAAACcaaacaagaagaagaacatGACAGTAATTCAAATGTCTTAAACAATGAAGcaaagaataaaaattctGATATTACATCAAGTCAAGGGTTTGCTCCGGAAAAGTTTATGATTGATAACACAAGATCAATGTCTGAGATAAAGTCAAGCGATAATCAcgagaaaaaaattaatatagGGCCATGGCCAGGTACCGAGAACAATGACGAGATGTATTCAGTGCTAAACACAAAGGGATTTCGTGAAGATACTAGTAGTAGAGAAAGTGATAAAGTCGTTATCCCATCgtcaaaatcaaataatattggaTTTCAAGAATCTGGAAATATTCTTTCTTCACAACCTACTGTCTCTGCATTATCTTTCAGCTCTAGTAGTAATTTAAGGAGTAGCAGACAAGACTATAATCAAATAGGAATGCATGTTCTCCCAATCACAACAGAGCGTTTACCTGGTCAACATAAAATCAATGAGGTACAAAAtcataaaattgaattgcCGCATATTAACACTATAAAAGAATCTATTACTGAAGTAGCAGCTTTAGACACAGAACCACGCAAAGTACGAAATTCTGTAGGTACAGTACTGGAAATAAAACTAGATAAAACTCTTAGCAATGATAACGAATCTTTGTTTCCACCACCACCACccaaattcattaattcaAAGTTAGATGAAGTACGATTCAGATTACTTAATAATTCCAGGCCAGTGACTGCTTCTTCAATACCGCCAACCGCAAAAGTTGATGAAGATATGGGTTCTGCTGCTGCtgtattatcaaatatgaGATCATCGCCTTTCAAGTTTAGTACCGGTAATAACCAAAACGTGTCAAATAACCGCAATTCagaaaatttgaaatcaGATCAAACGGAGGAGACACATTCTGTGAAGAATAGACCTTCTTCATCCTCAAATTTATTCTTAGGGAAAAATCTCCAACGCCCAGTCATAAAAATACATAATAggcaaaaaatatttgacGATGCTGATAACAGTGTCGAAACAAGAAGTAGTGAACACCCAAtttcaagaaaaagatCATATTCAGCTGATCTAGAGATACCACTTAATAGAGGAGTAACATGGAATAAGAGTGGGAAAAGGGTTACAAGCAAGGAAGTTACACTCGACACATCATCAAAAAGAAagcaaaaaataaaaaatgaaactaaCAAAAAATCAGCACCGCAATCAAGAAAAGTACGGAGCCCATCATTGGATGAAACATCGACTTCTTCAGATGATGTTCTGTCAGTCAAATCAAAACATGAGGGTTCATATTCAAATGCGGAAAGTAAGAAAGCATTGTCGGGTACTAGATCTAGGAATGGTTGTTGGATATGTAGattaagaaagaaaaaatgttCAGAAGAAAAACCTAGTTGTTCTAATTGTCACAGGTTGAATCTAGAATGCCATTACCACATTCAGAAGCCGGATTTTGTATCTGATCCAGTAAAAAAGCAACAAAAATTAGAAGagataaagaagaagactAAAGAAGCTAAAAGAAATGCGATGAGAAAAAACCAACTTCTGAAAGGGCATAGAATACCATCACCGTGATTTAACTATTTGAAAGACAATAGAGTAAAAAagtaatataaataaatcttgacataatatttgattattttgcaaattgtaaatatttacatacattgaaaaaatagCATCATTCATATCATGAATACAATAGATATGTGACTTTAAGTATACGACCTTTCACTAAACCttgttgaaaatgaagaaaaactTCTATACATTACTATCAGCTCTTGTCATGAATCACAATTTTGACGTTTTTCTGGGCGGCTATTTTAATTTAGCGTCACACCTTTTCGGCCGAGATAATTTCCAAATCAATGGAATCATATAGTAAACAGAAAAATAAGATTTGAGCGTTAATCACATTCATGTCTCTCAGAAACCAAGGTTTTACCATCCAAGTTAttcacacacacacacacacacacacatatatatatataactgtAATTATATCTTGATCTTGTCAATAAGATAAAACATTTCCAGTTTATTAATTAAGATCATACTCTCacttaaaattattttaataggCACATACTTTGCTACTCGCATGTATactaaaacaaaataattagTTTAATAGAAAAATGTCAACAACCTGCATTCATATACCAGATGAATAGCatttagataatataaCTGCATTATCAAGATATATGTTAAAGTGATGACCCTAAtttacatttatttattgcaAGGATCTTTACTattgttttgaaaaaataagGCCAACTGCAGCAAAACTAAACGTATCTATAAAACGGTGTTACGCATTTACATAATGGTGTTTCATTGGACATGTGATAGATATATTACCTTATCGGCATACGTTGTTGtacatttatttataaatatccAATTGTTTCCTATAACAACTGCATTTCTCCATTTTACACAGCGAACGAATCTCAgtaagaaaaagaaaaataacatATAGTAATAATCAGCATACCTCATATTGtatcttttatttcattcTCGGCATAGTTTTATAGTCGCAATTGAGCGATATCActttaattgaataattgaaaataacgTCTAATTTGATTATGGCAGTAAATGTAAACCTTTATGTGAATAATGAATGTTTACACATAGTACTAGAGAGAGAGAGGGAGAGAGAGTTGATTACAGGGTTCTTCGACGTCCGACCAAAAGTTAACTTAATAGTCGCATCAATATGGTGCCTTTTCACAATTTGTGTTGAGATTCTTTCTTTATCCACATACTATCGTACTCCGATAGCGATCATCATTAAGGAAGAGCTTCTTTTGTGAAATGTCATAAGTTTTAATTACTTTAATTTTATGATGAAAAACTGAATATTAACTTATATGCTGCTCACATCAGATCtgttaaataatattgcaGTCATATTGTGAGTGAAGGTTGTTCATTGGAATCTATAGCAAGAAAACTGCGTAAccttttttcaattgcttAACAGATCTATtaaagtaaaatatttcattattttgcCATATTGTTTAAGTACATACAAGTAATACACAATTATCTCCATCATCAATTTGCTATCCATCTCAAATCTCATGTACTAATTCAGATTTTAACAACCAAGGAATGGTTCcattatttgattaaaatACATAAACCTAGGGAAAATATCTAATTATACAGAAATTTGCAGTCATTAGAActatcaatatttcaagTGTCTATAGTAACTTAAGTTGACTGCTAGGGCTTACCTAAAGAAAGAGGGAATAGGAAACTATATCTTTGATCATCATTCaacatcattttcaattgaattttcacgataatataaaagagtaccatttgaatattttctaCTCATCTCAGTTTCTCAAACCGTTTAGTTTATTTTCCATATTCACTATTTCAAAGCATCCACTAACAATATCCTTAAACGCGTCAGTGACGATAATATAATCCATCCGTTACATATTTTACTAAATGTCTGAGAAGGAATCCCGTTTAACTAGAGCATTAAGGTTCTTAGAAATTCCTGTCGAGAATAGATCTACTATCAGTATCTTAAGAAATCCAGATTTACAGCCAATAAAACGTGAATACCAAACATGGGGGTTCTTTTCTAATTTCAGTTATTGGGGTATCATATCCTTTTCAGTGGGTACCTGGTTAAGTGGATCAGCTGCTCTGTCTGTAGGTTTAAGTTATGGTGAGACAATCGGGACCTTTATTCTTGGTGATGTTCTTACAATTATGTTCACTTTAGCAAATTCATATCCTGGTTTTGATTGGAAAGTCGGTTATACTCTATCACAAAGATTTGTTTTCGGAATTTATGGGTCATGGTTTGGTATCCTAATCAGAGTTTTATTGAGTATTGTCAATTATGCATCAAATGCATGGTTAGGTGGTCTATGTATCAATATGATTTTAGATTCTTGGTCACATCATTATTTGACTCTTCCAAATACATTATCTCATCATGTTCATATGAAAACAAGAGAAGTTATTGGCTTTTGTCTTTTCCATGTTGTTTGCGCAGCCTGTTATTATATGAAGCCATAtcatatcaaatatattttaatcaTTTCATGCCTTGCAACTTTCTTCTCCATGATGGGTATGGTTATTTACTTAAGCAAAGAAAATGGCGGTGTTGGAGATGCTTTCAATGCACCATCAACTGCTACTGGATCTGCGAAATGTTGGGCTTGGGTTTATATGATTTCATATTGGTTCGGCTCCGTTTCACCAGGGTCTGTAAATCAAAGTGATTATTCGAGGTTTGGTTCTTCTCAAACTGCTATCTGGCTAGGTACTATTTTAGCCTTATTAATTCCTACAACTGTGGTTCCAGTTTTTGGAATTATTGGTGCCTCAACAAGCGAACAATTATATGGGGAGACTTTGTGGATGCCGAATGAGTTCTTCACATATTGGCTAACTAAGGACTATAGTGCAGGAGCTCGTGCTGCCTCCTTCTTTTGTGGCGTGTCATTTGTACTTTCTCAAATTGCTTATacaatttctaatgcaGGATTTGCCAGTGGTATGGATTTGGCAGGTTTATTCcctaaatatattaacatTAGAAGAGGTGCAATTTTAACTGCCATTATTTCAGTTGCTTGCCAACCATGGAATTTTTacaattcttcttctatcTTTTTGACTGTAACAAGTTCTTTCGGTGTTATAATGACACCAATCATCACTGTTATGATATGCgataatttaatgataagACAGAGACAATATTCTATTGGAGAGGCATTTAAACTGAAAGgtgattattattacacTAAGGGCGTCAATTGGAGAGCTATGTTCGCAATGACTGTGGGTATGGCACCAGGTTTACCTGGTATTGCTTGGCAAGTTGACAACAATTATTTCAACAATCAAGGTATAGTTAACTTTTACTACGGCGACTCATTTTTCTCCTTTGccatttcatttttcacGTACTGGATCGTATGCTATTTTTTCCCAATTACCATCACAGTTCCTCATGATACGAAGGATTATTATGGTGCTTTTGATGACGAAGTTGCAAGAAAGAAGGGGTTGATTCCATACAGTGAAATATCAGAAGCGGAACTAATACGCTTTGCTTTAAATTCTGGACTAGAGTCAGAGTCTTCAAGCGATGATTCTTCTACTATCATATCCGATAGCCATTTTAATCATGAATCAGATGAGAAAAATAAACTTGATGGTGTAACAATCAGTACAAAAACTTCTTCTgttcaataataatcatataCATTCTAAttcataattttaaaatacaCATACATTATTAATTCTAAAACATAGCATTTCATCTAATTAACTATTGCGTATTAAATAAAAGGTGCTTATCAAATTCACTAAGGATGTTATTTtactatatatttacaagTAACGAAAGAGCATTTCCACTGTAAATATCTTATTATTGGTCAAAGTTCTCGTATCTTAGTTTCAATTGTTTACGCTTTTGTGCTCTTTCCTTTCTTATTTCTCTTAAATCTGGAGGAGCAGTTATGCCTAATTCTTTCTTAAGCTTATCTATATCTTTCTCTAGCAATTCTTCCCAGTATACATTAATCAAAGGTTTGCAACTTAAACCAGTTTTAACTGCCCATGGAAGGTAAATATCGTACAAACGATCTCTTTGAACTGACTTCAGACGTAATGGAGCGAGAAGAGCACCCAACGCAGCCATTGGAATACCAAGATTTGCAGCTTCCAGAGCTTTTACAGTTATTTCACCTTCTATAATAATTGGCAAATCATTCAAAGAATGATAGAAATCATGGCACTGTctatatcttttaaatatataggCGTGAACTGGATCGTCAATGTAAGTGACAGGAGCTCTGGTATCTGGCGAGACACCTTCTTTTTCCAACCACTTAAAAAATCTGTAACCGAAAGTGTTTTTAGGTAATTTTGATAGTTTACCCATATCTAATTGATCAGTGGTTACGTTAGGTTTTTCCCTTAATATCCTTCTACCTGTTTCATCTGATAACATTGTTTGTTTCAAGTTCTCCAGAACAAATGGAAGAGCAGTTGATTCTCCCAGTTGGACAATGTTAATACCATTCTCTGGGTGAAAAAAGGATCTGACACCTGAAACTGTAAATAGtatcattttttcaattgcagTTAAAGGTACATGTCCCTTATACATTGGTTTCATTGGTCTCGTTGATTGTAAAGTTTTTAAACGAGCATCAATCCTTTCTTGACGTTTAAGTTCATACTCAACATTTTTATCATGTAACTCACCTCTATCCATCATATCTGCTAATCTTGCATCTTTACCAAACAGAAAACTGCCAATAGTCAATGCAGTTGCAATGAATATATGCCTTTGTTGGGCTCTATTGTGAAGACATCTGTCTAATTTAGAAGACAGGAAAGTTAGCCTCAATAACATTAGAAAATCactcaaataatttaatctCTTACCTTTTAAGTTCAAATTGACAACTACCTGATAACTTATAGTTAAGTAATAAACATATTCAAATCATGACTACAATTACTACATATTTAGAAAGTTAGCAATTATgaatattcatatatattagataTATGTTGCAAcctttatttgaaattcttTGGAATTGTCCGAATCGTAATTAAGCGTATAGGAAATTAACATAAAAACTGTCAATCGATGATggatttcaaatatttgtCAACTAAATATACGCTAGTCTAACTCATATCGTATATTCTGTTACAGTTCATCTCTATCAAGTAATATATCGATACACacacaaatatatatatatatatattggtGTTGTTTCATCTTCAATCCGATTAAATAGTTAACAGTATTGatcaaattataatagGAATTTAATATGACTACAGAATTATACCCCAATGATTATTTTGGTGACATTAACAAGCACGATATCGTAAAAGAAACTGAAACTGAATTGAAATGgttaattgatgaaattgtCAAACCAGAATTGcctaatattattgataatgTAGAGAAATGTTTAGATATGCTACAAAGTAACGAAGTTTTTAAAATGCCCATCACAAATAACAATGGTAATAATCTCCAAGGTAAATCTAATGCAAACAATGGTCCTACAATACGTGGTATAATATCACGGCAAAACGAATACATAGTTGGTTTTCAAACTATTGTAACTTTCCCAGAATTTAATAAGGGAAAACCGATAATCCTAAAAATGGAACCAGAAGCATCAAAATTTAAGCTTCCTCAATTAGTAACGACCaaagataatttatcaGATCTTTTACACACACTAGAAGATAGCGAAATAATTTCAGATTCTTCAAGTTTCATTTCTAATATGGATAAATCTTTGAAACTATTAGCACAATCAATAAGCTTGTTAGAAACTCCACCAAGGAATTTAATATTCCCGGAGATCGGTAATAATGTAATTAAAGAGTTATTTCCATCAAACCATTCCTCACTTTTTGAGACCCCACATCATGAGATTAGTCTAGAATTGGtcttaataaaaaatgaactATATATTGACTTCAGGAACTTGGTAAAAGTGGTAAAAGTTCCATGGTGCAAAGTCGATCCAAACACTAGTCTATCTtttgttgataatattaaggAGGAATTAAAAGTAGACAGGAGgaaaaatttgaaagacGTTTTGATTTCAAGAGGCCTACAGGTTGAAGAATCAAATCTGTTTAACAATTTACTTATATCAGCATTCAATACCGAAAAGACAACTTTATCGGAAGCACGTAATTTTTTGAGTAGATGCATAACATTCAACAATAAAGTAGTCATAGAAGGTGAAAAAATTGTGGCTACGACAAGTGATCCATCGCTTATAAGTTTGAGTTCCAAATTACATAGTCTGGAAAGTACAATAGGCAATCTTTACACTAATCTAAACACATATACACCGACCACGCATAATAATGTAACGAAATAAGAACAACGACTAAAGGTCGGATGTTATACACACGTATAATACTattacatttattaaaaatatattatacatTCACAATACATTTTAAACATTTATAACCTATTACCATTTTACGTTGTTAAACTGCATCGTTGGAGTTTGTAGCTCTGTTAATTTCTTCTCTAATGCTGTTCTCTTGCTTCTTTAATTGTTTCCTAACTCTTCCAACTCCTCATTAGTGGAAGACGCCATTACAACAACATCAGTACTCAGATCAAAATCGATctcatttattttatttggaTCATCATTATCTCCTCTAGCTCCATTTTCTTCAGTCACTCTGTTATTTAATCTCAGTTTATTAAGCTCATATGTCTTTTGTAACGTATCATATTCTCTTTGGAGTTTACCTAAAGATCTCCCTAATTTATCGTGTAATATTTTCACCAGAGgatcaatttcttcattttgtGCTAATTTTGCCTTCTCAACATCATACTCTGATatcaattcaaaatatcttCTTGTTTGCAACATGTTACTTGTCAAATTGTTATTAGGAGCAGAGTTGTTATGCAATTTATCTATACTGTTCTGTAAAAGCTCTACTGTTCCACTGAGTTTCGAAACCACATCATCTAAATATTCTGTCATGTTTAGTTGCCTCGCTTCTGTGTATGCAAAAGGGTACCGTTTAACAAATGAAACAACAATTCAAGCATCTACCTTATTTAAACATCGAACAATTACaaactatttatatatatataaatgtttaCATGAATACTGACTTTTAATTGaatgtttatttttatatttattatgtttTCTGAGAAGCGCCATAAAGATTTttgatatcaatatttcaatattcgCAAAATAAAAGGTATGATAACTcataaaacaatataaatatgtggaataaatcaattgattattgTATTATCTGAGATACGCACAATTGTACTTGTTGATAGTGAGGCATAGTGATAGGAATcctcatatatatttacaaatagttcttttctttctttctgAGAAgtaagatattttattgtgaTATTTATGGGATAGTGGTGAACTAACTACTGAAATCAAAAGTTAATACGCTATTTTTCGTCATACTTTTTTAGAAGATTACGTGAGCTTTTATATTGGAAACATTAATGGTCTACTCTAAAACTatagtatattttattgcATCAAACTGAAAACGCTTTTGAGTTCAACAAATAATGAACGATTCAAATGAAACTATTTACAACAGACGAACTCTATTTCAGCCTAGGTCTTCATTAAAAGAAACTTTAATTTCTCCTGCtaaatcaaattataaCACACAAGCAAGTTCTCatgacaataattctgGTAAAATGCCTGATAATGCTAATCAAATTGTAGGAAGAAGAGCAAGATCAAATTCGAGAAGTGCCGGATCCACTTCAAACGAACCTATGGAACAATTTTCTATGGataaagttaataataatacgGAATCTACATTATCTAAAAACACTGCCAATATCATCCAAATTAACAACCCTGGAAGTCCTGATCTTGGCTCAGTGAATGCATTTAAGGGTTTAGATGATACCAATACCactattttaaaatctaatGCGAATAATATACCAAATATGGAGAATCTTACAATGAGGGAAAGATATAATAACATCGTTGTCCTAAAACCGTTAAATAGTACTTTTGAAACAAAACATTTAGTAGTACCTCATAAACCAgatgttattaaattagGTAGACCAGtgattaataataattccaATTGTACTAATACTTACAAGGGTTTAAACGAAAGAAACGCCCAACAtaagaaatcaaatattagaAATGATAATGGTAATTTCAATTCCAGAGTTTTATCTAGAAATCATGCTGCACTTACTTGCGACTCCAATACaggaaaaatattcattcGTGATTTAAAGTCTAGCAATGGTACTTTTATTAATGGAACAAGAATAGGAACCAATGACGTGGAATTATCAGTCGGTGATGTTATTGACCTAGGTACTGATATAGATAACAAACAAGAACACAGAAGAATTAGCGCCTTAGTggataatatattatctgTTCCTCTGGTAAACGAGACTGTTGATATGTTAAACAGTaatacttttttttctGAGAAGAGGAAAAACAGCTTCCAAACAAGTAGTAATAAACATACCGGTGTTGGAAGTGACGTCGAATCTAATCAAGATATAGTCTCTACAAATTCAAAGGCAAATCCGATAGCTGAAACTTTAGAACACAATTATTTATCCAAACCAGCCCTTTCGTCGAAACATGCTGCGTTTGAGGCTGCAATGTTTGGCgatgttaataatattgatttagagaatgatattttagGAACAGAAACTGCACTCCTCAGTGAGATATTTATTGACAACTCAAGCGGAACAAGTGCCAAtcttatcaatattatgaAGATATTATCAACAGAAATAGCGCTAGAAAAACTCGAAAaccaaaaattaaaagcaATGGACAACTTTTTGGTCAATTTCACAGTGaatatagataatataGACAATGAacttattcaaaaaaatcaaaccCAAATCGATGCACTGCAAGAAAATCTCAAACATAGGTTATACAAGAAACACAATAAGATATTAGATAATACTTACTTACAGGTAGAACAACTACAATTGGAGAAAGAAAGGCTGGAAGAAGATTTTGAACTAcaagaaaagaaacaagCCGCAGAGTTTCAGTCGTTAATAACAGAGTTGGATACTTTAAAGGAAGATCTGGGTAGCAAATCCGTCCTTAATGAATCATTTGGTGTGAGCTATAAAGATAGAGACCTTAACGTTATAAATAAGACAACGAAGTTTTCTAatgaaacaaaagaaaaatatcttGATTTATTTGGAGAAAAATCTGATTCATCTAATTGGAAAAGTGGACTTATTCTAATTCTCAGCACTGCATTTGTAGGATTTGTGGCATACGCACtaaatttatcatcaaaaaactgcaattaataaaaaggAATTTACAATTCATAATATCATTCTTAAAAGTTACCAGAATAATATTAGCATTTCTCATTATAGTTTTGAGTTAAACATCATAGgctataatttttatatatatgtttgtCTATATGAAAAAGCACTAAATAGTACATTAATTCAATCTATTTCTATATTATCCAAGTCAATCCGTTCAACAGTGTCTATATCTAAGATTTTTGCATATTCATTTACAAAACTTTTAGCGACATCTTGGACAGAAAGATCAGTTCCTGGGCGTTCCTGATATATAGATGTAGCTTTTTTATTAGGCAATCCACACATTTCAAAGTTATTCAAATATGATAAGTCAGGATCTACATTTATGCAAACACCATGTGAAGTAATAGATCTTCTTACATGAATACCAATGCTGGCTAGTTTCTCATCTTTAGTTGTCCAAACGCCAGTATCGCagtttgtttttgtttccAAAGCTAGTGGATTCCCATCCtctttattgatttttagCATTGAATTGGATACTGCTCCTTGTATAGCAGAGACATGATCCTTAACACTAAATTTGTTGAATGTCTTCAAatctaatattatatatgcGACAATTTGGCCTGGTCCATGGAAAGTGATCTGTCCACCTCTCTCAGTTTGTACAAATTTTGGAGCTGGATTATCAATTTCGCTAGTAGGGACAAATTCTTcatatttctttatttgCTTATCAGTAATAGTCTTTTTAATACGCTTACCTCCTGAGTACACTGGCCAAAACTCAAAGGTTAAAATTGTTGGATTTGGTTTCATTGTCAGTATATTATCCAGCATTGATCTCTCAAAGACATTAAGAGGTGCTCCATTGTGATTTTGTTCAACTTCAAAAATCTTTCTCTTTATTTTAgcttttaatttcttcatatCCAATTGTGCTGCAACAAATTTCTCTTGAATATCTAAACCTTTTTCAAAGTCCATCGTCTTTGTAAAATGTAAATGTTTTAATACTTTGGAAGACTCATCAATTGGCGTGGTTTTAGGTTTAAACGTTGAACCTACTGCACGCAAGAAATGCTTCTGAATTTGAGGTCCATTGGTCGGTACTCTCAAGTTAAGTAGTACTGGGA
The nucleotide sequence above comes from Tetrapisispora phaffii CBS 4417 chromosome 3, complete genome. Encoded proteins:
- the LIP2 gene encoding lipoyl(octanoyl) transferase LIP2 (similar to Saccharomyces cerevisiae LIP2 (YLR239C); ancestral locus Anc_8.407) codes for the protein MFPVLLNLRVPTNGPQIQKHFLRAVGSTFKPKTTPIDESSKVLKHLHFTKTMDFEKGLDIQEKFVAAQLDMKKLKAKIKRKIFEVEQNHNGAPLNVFERSMLDNILTMKPNPTILTFEFWPVYSGGKRIKKTITDKQIKKYEEFVPTSEIDNPAPKFVQTERGGQITFHGPGQIVAYIILDLKTFNKFSVKDHVSAIQGAVSNSMLKINKEDGNPLALETKTNCDTGVWTTKDEKLASIGIHVRRSITSHGVCINVDPDLSYLNNFEMCGLPNKKATSIYQERPGTDLSVQDVAKSFVNEYAKILDIDTVERIDLDNIEID